TTGCTTGGTGTTTTTTTGCTGAACCAAATTTACAAGTTGGAGACCACCTTTTTCTTTTTGGTTGCAGAAATTTCAACTAACTTTGGGGCATCTTCGCACTGCAGGTTTAGCCTTCGAATAAGGAACACCGGATCCATAAGATCCAGGAGCGATAAAATGGCAAAGAAGGTAACATCGCCTAAAATTGCGACCAAAGCTTCTCAAGCACTTCGAGATGGCCGAACCAGCAAAACTACGAAAAGCATAGCTGGTAGCGCCCTTTCGCAAAGAGAGCCAAGACGCAAATAACCAAGCAACTTCAAACCAACGAAAGGACCGCCTTACGGCGGTCCTTTTGTCTTTCCCTACCCCACAACCTTCCGCTTGATCCGCCCGAGCAGTCCCCGCACACGGGTATATGCCCATTTCAATGGTGACGGGAAGGGACAATACATCTTTATCAGCTGGTCGAGGGAGTATTTGTCCAGGTTGGCGAAGAATTCGACGCGCTTGGGGTGCGGATTGCTGGAGCGGACGATGCCGGGGTTGCCGGCGATGGCGTATTCGACCTTGGAATCGCATTGGGCGACTTTATCGGCGACGGATTCAAATAGCATACAACCCGGAGTAGTATTCAAGAGAACAACCGATGTTCCCTTGTTGTCGTTCATTTCGGGGTGATACTTGGAGACTCGCCAATAGTCGCCCTGAGTGATGTCGGCAATTCAAGGCTTCTTGCGGTAGTGGCTGTCATCGCAAGAGACATTCTGGCAAATACGGCTCAGGAACAGGCTCATGTATTTCGAGCGACCATGATGCTGCCCACAGGGAGCCTTAAGGGCGTTCCCTGCTGCGCAGGGGCGGGCTTTCGCGGCACGGAACCGTGGCGTCACCCCACGGTTCCCCCGCCTAGAGGGCCGAGCGCGGGATACGGGCGGCCCTCCCGGCCCTTCGGGCTTCGATCCCTAACGCAGACGCGGGAGACGAGACGCACGTCAACAAGAAATAGGAGGCCTAACGCAATCGCAAAAAAAATAAACAGTTGCATTTTTTTGCAGCCGCACATTCTGCGCAAAAGTCTTTGCAAAAGCTGTTAGCAGCCTTTTCACTATTCAAAGGCAATCTTTTGACAACGGGAACTCCCCTTTTTGTCTAGTTATGAACAGGTCTAATTATAGGAAAACTTACAATTCATACTTAGCTGGAGTATTTTCAATTTCCAATGTTGCGCCGAATTTCTTGAATTTTTTCATCCACCCTTGAACCAGCGCAGATGCTTTCGGAAAATGATTCTTTCCAACGGCAAAAGCAATCTTGTCTTGGGAGCAATCTGGGTTTAGTTTAGTATCGTTGACGGAGCTAGCCAGTTGCTTAAACGCATGTTCAATGTCTTCTCCCTTCAACTCAACAAAGTAAAAACGAAAATAATCTTTTTCAACAAGCAACTTGTCGCATCTCAGGTTTTTCCCGCCTTTAGGGTAAACACCACCATCGACATTAACCTTTAAACATTTCTTTTTTGACCTGTTAGAAAACGTGATCTGGCTTTTATTTTCTTCGAACTTAATGTTAGATTCACTTGTTGTGGTGTACGAAGAATTAGGAAGCCCCTTGGTCCACTCATCTAGGTTTTCTTTAGGATTCTTCTTCATACATTTATCAAGTTGCTAAATTCTTTAGAAATGTCAATGGATACAGAGTCTAAGAAAGATTGAGCGATCAAGCGATTTTCTTCGTCCAAAAGGCTCTTGACACGACCATTGTTTATGCCGTAAACACTGATTTCGTCAAAGTTCATAAAATCCGATTGCCCAACAATCTTTTTCACGCGAGCAGACGCTCCAGCCGCCTTGGTCGAAGATTCCATGGCCTGGATCAAATTGTTCATGGACGACAAAATATACGGGCTATGTGTACTCAAAAACAGCGTGTTACACGAGTTGCCATTCAATTTGCGAGCCAGCCATTTAACAAGCGCATATTGGGTTTGCGGGAAAAGGTTCTGTTCGGGTTCTTCAAGAAATACCTTCACACCGCAATTGTTCAAGTAATAATCGCCGATACCCTTTTTTTGTAATTTCGGATTCTGCTCAATGATTTCTCGAAGTTTGGTTTCTGTAAGAACTCTTCTTAGACTAGTCTGTTCGAATAAAAGGGAGTAATCGAATAAATAAGACAAAAGCGCATATTGAGGAATTACAGATTGAAGTCCGCTAGAGGCATTCGAAAAATTAAGCGTGCGCTTATTTAAGGAAATCATGTCGGAATTATTCGCTTCGTC
Above is a genomic segment from Fibrobacter sp. UWP2 containing:
- a CDS encoding AAA family ATPase, with the translated sequence MSKLSIKNFGPIKSVSLDFKRINVLIGPQSSGKSTILKVASFCNWLEKKIQLTQDPNEWTTPTVVKDQLITFHKLDGYATAGSEILFKTETLLVEIKFSESSHVSVDFNWGKKRWDYKRTKNAYIPAERNIVASIPNWLDINFDRFNNVRNYMAEWDVARRKFDKMHKLDILDMGVSYFYDEANNSDMISLNKRTLNFSNASSGLQSVIPQYALLSYLFDYSLLFEQTSLRRVLTETKLREIIEQNPKLQKKGIGDYYLNNCGVKVFLEEPEQNLFPQTQYALVKWLARKLNGNSCNTLFLSTHSPYILSSMNNLIQAMESSTKAAGASARVKKIVGQSDFMNFDEISVYGINNGRVKSLLDEENRLIAQSFLDSVSIDISKEFSNLINV